In Bartonella bovis 91-4, the following proteins share a genomic window:
- the lpxA gene encoding acyl-ACP--UDP-N-acetylglucosamine O-acyltransferase: protein MSGTKIHPTAFVEEGAQLGEHVSIGPFCHISSKAVIGDGCNLMSHVVIMGKTTLGANSKVFPHAILGADPQNNKHKGGDTTLSIGRNCTIREGVTMHRGSDSSIGTTIVGDDCQFFCYAHVAHDCHVGNCVTFANNAMIGGHVTVGDYVIIGGGSGVHQFVRIGHHAFVGGVSALVGDLIPYGMAIGVQAKFAGLNIVGMKRAGFKRKEIHTLRHAVNMLFDHYKPLKERVNDVFSSYSTFQSVVDIVNFIQEGGKRFYCTPRFESDTMRSDKG, encoded by the coding sequence ATGTCTGGTACAAAAATTCATCCGACTGCCTTTGTGGAAGAGGGGGCACAGCTTGGTGAGCATGTGTCAATTGGGCCATTTTGTCACATTAGTTCCAAAGCTGTTATCGGTGATGGATGTAATTTGATGAGTCACGTTGTAATAATGGGAAAAACAACGTTGGGTGCCAATAGTAAAGTATTTCCACATGCAATTTTAGGTGCAGATCCACAAAATAATAAACATAAAGGTGGTGATACAACGCTCTCTATTGGTAGAAATTGCACGATTCGTGAAGGTGTAACAATGCATAGGGGGTCCGATTCAAGTATAGGTACGACGATTGTTGGTGATGATTGTCAATTTTTTTGTTATGCGCATGTTGCACATGATTGCCATGTAGGAAATTGTGTAACATTTGCAAATAATGCAATGATCGGTGGTCATGTTACAGTTGGTGATTATGTTATTATAGGTGGTGGTTCTGGTGTCCACCAGTTTGTTCGTATTGGACATCATGCATTTGTTGGTGGTGTGTCTGCGTTGGTTGGTGATCTAATCCCTTATGGGATGGCTATTGGTGTGCAGGCAAAGTTTGCGGGATTAAATATTGTCGGGATGAAACGCGCTGGTTTTAAGCGTAAAGAAATTCATACATTACGTCACGCAGTTAATATGCTTTTTGATCATTATAAACCGCTTAAAGAACGCGTGAATGATGTTTTTTCTTCTTATTCTACATTTCAATCTGTAGTTGATATAGTTAATTTTATTCAAGAGGGAGGAAAACGCTTTTATTGTACACCTCGATTTGAAAGTGATACAATGCGCTCAGATAAGGGTTAA
- a CDS encoding LpxI family protein has product MSFSGTKSFFPGRVAIVAGSGVLPSVVAQALEESGQKPFLVLLRGEADAVLYNSYERCELSIRELARLFKILKEAEICNIILAGGVKKRPTLLQLRPDWTTLLALPKLFKVLGGGDDALLKICIQVIEAHGFRVVGAHEVVPNLLAPIEFNLTSRRSTQKENIDIRLAVRATKLLGQLDVGQAAVVINGRVVALEGAEGTDDMLRRVREMRERKKIPLKGGVLVKSAKPQQDHRVDLPSIGPTTVINVAKSGLVGIAVEANKSLILSLRETIEEANKHSLFIETFEKFDDK; this is encoded by the coding sequence ATGTCTTTTTCCGGTACCAAAAGTTTTTTTCCCGGTAGAGTTGCTATTGTAGCGGGAAGCGGTGTTCTGCCTTCTGTTGTTGCTCAGGCACTTGAAGAAAGTGGACAAAAGCCTTTTCTTGTACTTTTGCGTGGTGAAGCAGACGCTGTACTATATAATAGCTATGAGCGTTGCGAGCTATCGATTAGAGAGTTAGCACGGTTGTTTAAAATTTTAAAAGAAGCTGAGATTTGCAATATTATCTTGGCAGGTGGTGTGAAAAAGAGGCCGACTCTTTTACAGTTACGACCTGATTGGACAACTTTATTAGCGTTACCTAAGTTATTTAAGGTATTGGGGGGTGGGGATGATGCATTATTGAAGATTTGTATACAAGTTATTGAAGCACATGGTTTCCGGGTTGTTGGTGCTCATGAAGTGGTACCAAATCTATTAGCTCCGATAGAATTTAATTTAACATCAAGGCGTTCTACTCAAAAGGAAAATATAGATATTCGATTAGCGGTTAGAGCTACAAAGCTTTTAGGTCAATTAGATGTTGGGCAGGCAGCTGTAGTTATTAATGGTCGAGTTGTTGCACTAGAGGGTGCAGAAGGAACAGATGATATGTTACGGCGAGTTCGTGAAATGCGGGAAAGAAAGAAAATTCCGTTAAAAGGTGGTGTTCTTGTCAAATCAGCAAAGCCACAACAAGATCATCGGGTTGATTTGCCATCAATTGGGCCTACAACGGTGATTAATGTTGCAAAAAGTGGATTAGTTGGCATTGCAGTAGAGGCAAATAAAAGTTTAATATTGTCTTTGAGGGAAACAATAGAGGAAGCTAACAAACATTCGTTATTTATAGAAACATTTGAAAAATTTGATGATAAATAA
- the lpxB gene encoding lipid-A-disaccharide synthase: MNNRSFKIAIIACEESGDLLGADLISSLSYKTGRNIHLIGVGGRHLKALGLKSVFNSDDLALIGLGAVLKKLPLLLVRIRSLSKFIAQEQPDCLIIVDSPDFTHRVAKKVRTLAPSIPIIKYVAPTVWAWRPERAKAIRKFIDHILAVFPFEEKIMRDLEGPPTTYVGHRLLTYPPLLTVQSEKKRLLFEQISVPTLVILPGSRSSEIRHLMPVFGETVEIIKQRIPNLRIVVLTLPRLVDEIRFLMQDWKIEAEIVVGEDAKWRVFTDANVALAALGTVSLELALAKIPMVLCYKFDYLSKLFIFPKITLWSAALPNIIADKPVISEYFNEFLRPGMLARQIEQLLYNRLLRQAQLDAFDMIEEKMKTELPSGIIAAQVITNFLKEKSEHLEV, from the coding sequence ATAAATAATCGTTCTTTTAAAATTGCTATTATTGCATGCGAAGAATCTGGAGATTTACTCGGAGCAGATTTGATTTCTTCGTTATCTTATAAGACAGGACGTAATATTCATTTAATTGGTGTTGGAGGTAGACATTTAAAGGCACTAGGTTTAAAAAGCGTTTTTAATTCTGATGATCTCGCTTTAATAGGATTGGGGGCAGTATTAAAAAAATTACCATTATTACTAGTGCGTATTCGCAGTTTATCCAAATTTATTGCGCAGGAACAACCTGATTGTTTAATTATTGTTGATAGCCCTGATTTTACCCATCGTGTTGCAAAAAAAGTGCGCACTTTAGCGCCTTCTATTCCTATTATTAAGTATGTTGCACCAACTGTTTGGGCATGGCGACCAGAACGCGCTAAAGCTATACGCAAATTTATTGATCATATTTTAGCAGTTTTTCCTTTTGAAGAAAAAATTATGAGGGATTTAGAAGGGCCACCTACTACCTATGTTGGACATCGCCTTTTAACTTATCCTCCACTCTTGACTGTTCAATCAGAAAAAAAACGTTTGCTTTTTGAACAAATATCAGTACCTACACTAGTTATTTTGCCAGGGTCACGTAGTTCGGAAATTCGTCATTTAATGCCTGTTTTTGGAGAAACAGTGGAGATTATTAAACAACGTATTCCTAATTTACGGATTGTTGTGTTGACATTACCACGTTTGGTAGATGAAATTCGTTTTTTAATGCAAGATTGGAAAATTGAGGCTGAGATTGTTGTTGGTGAAGATGCGAAATGGCGCGTTTTTACGGACGCTAATGTTGCGCTTGCAGCACTTGGGACGGTATCACTTGAATTGGCTTTAGCAAAAATTCCAATGGTACTTTGTTATAAATTTGACTATTTGTCTAAATTATTCATCTTTCCAAAAATAACGCTATGGAGTGCTGCTCTTCCAAATATTATTGCTGATAAACCTGTTATTTCAGAATATTTCAATGAATTTTTACGACCTGGCATGTTAGCAAGACAGATAGAGCAACTTTTGTATAATCGTTTATTACGACAAGCACAGTTGGATGCTTTTGATATGATAGAAGAGAAGATGAAAACTGAATTACCGTCAGGAATTATTGCTGCTCAAGTGATCACAAACTTTCTCAAGGAAAAATCAGAGCATTTAGAAGTGTAG
- a CDS encoding amino acid ABC transporter ATP-binding protein: protein MNLENKNNKPVNTAKNPIISIQHLNKWYGTFQVLHDINLHVETGERIVICGPSGSGKSTLIRCINQLEKAQEGSIRIHDVDIYTAPIQQQKDVLRTIGMVFQNFNLFPHMTVIQNCILAPMTVQGLSKQQAKEQAIRYLTHVGIEKHCDKYPLQLSGGQQQRVAIARALCMEPKVMLFDEPTSALDPESVGEVLEVMAQLANTGITMLCVTHEMNFAREVSERILFLENGKIIEDTASNIFFTNPKSQRAREFLAKIKH from the coding sequence ATGAATCTGGAAAATAAAAATAACAAGCCTGTTAATACTGCTAAAAATCCAATTATTTCTATTCAACATTTAAATAAATGGTACGGAACCTTTCAGGTATTACATGATATCAACCTGCATGTAGAAACTGGTGAACGTATTGTTATTTGTGGCCCTTCTGGATCAGGAAAATCAACCTTAATTCGTTGTATTAATCAATTGGAAAAAGCGCAAGAAGGCTCAATTCGTATTCATGATGTTGATATTTATACTGCCCCCATACAACAACAAAAAGATGTTTTACGTACAATAGGAATGGTCTTTCAGAACTTTAACTTGTTTCCTCATATGACTGTTATACAAAATTGTATTTTAGCGCCTATGACAGTCCAAGGACTTTCCAAACAACAAGCAAAAGAACAGGCAATTCGTTACCTTACGCATGTTGGTATTGAAAAACATTGTGACAAATATCCTTTACAATTATCTGGTGGGCAACAGCAACGCGTTGCTATTGCACGTGCGCTTTGTATGGAGCCTAAAGTGATGCTTTTCGATGAACCAACGTCAGCTCTTGATCCAGAAAGTGTCGGAGAAGTTTTAGAAGTTATGGCTCAACTAGCAAATACGGGAATAACGATGCTCTGTGTTACCCATGAAATGAATTTCGCCCGTGAAGTTTCAGAAAGAATACTTTTTCTAGAGAATGGAAAAATTATTGAAGATACGGCATCTAATATATTTTTTACTAACCCTAAAAGCCAACGTGCTCGTGAGTTTCTTGCTAAAATTAAACATTAA
- a CDS encoding ABC transporter permease — protein sequence MIPEWLHFLFNPELLSHYGPRLISGLIVTLELTFISCFIGFFLGILITLAHLSSNKPLQYLSRSYTYFFRGSPLLAQLFLFYYGLGSMSDFWQKIGLWWFFQNAWYCCIFIFALNSAAYQAKIFIGSFQSLATGQHEASKALGLSGSTTFFRVFVPQAMILALRPLGNEFILMIKSSALASLVTIYDLMGIAKLIYARTFDFQVYVWVAIIYLFIVELIHGLTVLIEHRLTRYLR from the coding sequence ATGATTCCTGAGTGGCTCCATTTTCTTTTCAATCCTGAACTCTTAAGCCATTATGGTCCAAGACTCATTAGTGGCCTTATTGTTACTCTTGAGCTAACTTTTATTTCCTGCTTTATTGGTTTTTTTCTTGGGATACTTATTACACTTGCACATTTATCAAGCAATAAGCCCTTACAATATTTATCACGTTCTTATACTTATTTTTTCCGTGGTTCCCCTTTATTGGCGCAACTATTTCTCTTTTATTATGGCCTTGGATCAATGAGCGATTTTTGGCAAAAAATCGGTTTATGGTGGTTTTTTCAAAACGCATGGTATTGCTGTATTTTTATTTTTGCGCTCAATTCAGCTGCCTATCAGGCTAAAATCTTTATAGGAAGTTTTCAATCCCTAGCAACTGGACAACATGAAGCATCAAAAGCTTTAGGGCTGAGTGGCTCTACAACATTTTTTAGAGTTTTCGTTCCGCAAGCAATGATTCTAGCATTACGCCCCTTAGGAAATGAGTTTATTTTAATGATTAAATCCAGTGCTCTAGCTTCATTAGTAACTATTTATGATCTAATGGGTATTGCTAAACTAATTTATGCACGCACATTTGATTTTCAAGTTTATGTTTGGGTTGCTATCATTTATCTTTTTATCGTTGAGCTTATTCATGGTCTTACCGTTCTTATTGAACACCGTCTAACACGATATTTACGTTAA
- a CDS encoding ABC transporter permease yields MIENLALLSLSNGGWGVVILSSAGITLSLALCCVFLGLPLGLLNAVMIQSNIKILKVIATLFSSIFRGLPELLTLFLVYHGLQNLIQTIFDYFCIKTTFSINAFTAGVLALSTVFAAFSCEVWLGAFKIFDKGQYEAAKALGFSCSTTFFRIVFPQLTRNALPGLSNTWLTLLKDTSLVSTISLVDLMRQTNLAVAATNKPMFFYFVACLLYLLFSAVSSTILRYLETHIQTAYQKV; encoded by the coding sequence ATGATTGAAAATTTGGCATTGCTATCACTTAGCAATGGGGGGTGGGGTGTGGTTATACTTTCTAGTGCAGGAATAACACTGTCATTAGCTTTATGTTGTGTATTTTTAGGACTTCCTTTAGGCCTTCTAAACGCAGTGATGATTCAATCTAATATCAAGATACTTAAAGTTATAGCTACTCTATTTTCATCAATATTCCGCGGATTACCAGAACTTCTAACTCTATTTCTTGTTTACCATGGCTTACAAAATCTGATCCAAACTATATTTGATTATTTTTGTATAAAAACAACATTTAGCATTAATGCTTTTACCGCTGGTGTTCTTGCTCTTAGTACGGTTTTTGCAGCTTTTTCTTGTGAAGTTTGGCTTGGAGCATTCAAAATCTTTGATAAAGGTCAATATGAAGCAGCTAAAGCTCTAGGTTTTTCGTGTTCTACTACATTTTTTCGAATTGTCTTTCCTCAGCTTACGCGCAATGCCTTACCAGGACTTTCCAACACTTGGCTCACTTTGCTCAAAGATACATCTCTTGTTTCAACCATTTCACTGGTTGATCTGATGCGACAAACTAATTTAGCAGTTGCTGCAACCAACAAACCTATGTTTTTTTACTTTGTGGCGTGTTTACTCTATTTATTATTTTCAGCAGTTTCTTCTACAATCCTACGTTATTTAGAAACACATATTCAAACAGCCTATCAAAAGGTCTAA
- a CDS encoding transporter substrate-binding domain-containing protein: MKLLAIILMASVTLFTQLVNAKTLKIATEGAYPPFSYIDSNNKLQGFDIDISYALCEKMKVECSIILQDFDGIIPGLLAKKYDAIIASLAPTQERLQKIDFTDSYYRTALAVIIPKDSHIKEISAEAFKGKNLGVQSNTTQSMYAEDNYASKGVNIKLYPTAIEVNRDLLNHRLDVVILDKLQILSWLENEGKECCQLLGSIEETQLPIAIGIRQNDNDLKNKFNEAIKEIRMDGTYDKIREKYFKVDIY, encoded by the coding sequence ATGAAATTATTAGCAATAATTCTTATGGCAAGTGTAACGCTATTTACCCAATTGGTGAACGCTAAAACACTGAAAATTGCAACTGAAGGCGCTTATCCCCCTTTTAGTTATATTGATTCAAATAATAAACTTCAGGGGTTTGATATTGATATATCTTATGCGCTTTGCGAAAAAATGAAAGTTGAATGCTCAATCATTCTTCAAGATTTTGATGGAATCATTCCCGGTCTTCTTGCAAAAAAATATGACGCTATTATTGCGTCCTTAGCTCCTACACAAGAACGATTACAAAAAATTGACTTCACAGATTCTTACTATAGAACAGCACTAGCTGTAATTATTCCTAAAGATTCACATATTAAAGAAATCTCAGCAGAAGCATTTAAAGGAAAAAATCTTGGTGTACAATCAAATACAACCCAATCTATGTATGCAGAAGACAATTATGCCTCTAAAGGAGTAAATATTAAACTCTACCCTACAGCAATAGAAGTAAATCGCGATCTTTTAAACCATCGCCTTGATGTTGTTATTCTTGATAAACTACAAATATTAAGCTGGCTTGAAAATGAAGGGAAAGAATGTTGCCAACTTTTAGGAAGCATTGAAGAAACACAACTGCCTATTGCTATTGGCATACGTCAGAACGATAATGACCTTAAAAACAAGTTCAATGAAGCTATAAAGGAAATCCGTATGGATGGAACATATGACAAAATTAGAGAAAAATATTTCAAGGTTGATATTTATTAA
- the gltA gene encoding citrate synthase, with protein sequence MSENKAYIIVNDKKIELPVHKGTIGPDVIEITSLYKETDSFTYDPGFTSTASCESKITYIDGDEGVLLYHGYSIDQLAENGDFLEVCYLLLYGELPTKQEKINFDSRIMHHTMVHEQFSRFFHGFRRDSHPMAVMVACLGAMSAFYHDSIDITDAQQRMIASIRLIAKVPTLAAMAYKYSIGQPFVYPRNDLGYAANFLHMCFSVPCEEYKVNPVLARAMDRIFTLHADHEQNASTSTVRLAGSSGANPFACIAAGVACLWGPAHGGANEACLKMLQEIGSTEKIPEFIERAKDKNDPFRLMGFGHRVYKNYDPRAKLMQKTCHEVLKELNIQDDPLLDIAMELEKIALNDEYFIEKKLYPNVDFYSGITLKALGFPTEMFTVLFALARSVGWVAQWKEMIEDPAQKIGRPRQLYTGCTARKYVSINDR encoded by the coding sequence ATGTCTGAGAATAAAGCATATATTATCGTAAATGATAAAAAAATAGAATTGCCAGTGCATAAAGGAACCATTGGGCCTGATGTAATTGAAATTACTTCTCTCTATAAAGAGACTGATAGTTTTACCTATGATCCCGGGTTTACCTCAACCGCTTCTTGTGAATCAAAAATCACTTATATTGATGGTGATGAAGGAGTATTACTTTATCATGGTTATTCTATCGACCAATTAGCTGAAAATGGAGACTTCCTTGAAGTTTGTTACCTTTTGCTTTATGGTGAATTGCCAACGAAACAAGAAAAAATTAATTTTGATAGCCGGATTATGCATCATACAATGGTGCACGAACAATTCTCACGCTTTTTCCACGGATTCCGTCGCGATTCTCATCCTATGGCAGTTATGGTTGCTTGTCTTGGGGCTATGTCTGCATTTTATCATGACTCCATTGATATTACAGACGCACAACAAAGAATGATCGCTTCTATTCGTCTTATTGCAAAAGTTCCAACTCTTGCTGCTATGGCTTATAAATATAGTATTGGACAACCTTTCGTTTATCCACGTAACGATCTTGGTTATGCTGCAAATTTCCTTCACATGTGTTTTTCCGTTCCTTGTGAAGAATACAAAGTTAATCCAGTTCTTGCGCGAGCCATGGACCGAATCTTTACTCTGCATGCAGATCATGAACAAAACGCATCCACATCAACTGTACGCCTTGCGGGCTCGTCAGGAGCTAACCCGTTTGCGTGTATTGCAGCAGGTGTTGCATGCCTTTGGGGGCCAGCTCATGGTGGTGCCAATGAAGCATGCCTAAAAATGCTGCAAGAAATAGGTTCTACTGAAAAAATTCCTGAATTTATTGAACGTGCAAAAGATAAAAATGATCCTTTCCGTCTTATGGGTTTTGGGCATCGAGTTTATAAAAATTATGATCCACGTGCAAAACTTATGCAAAAAACCTGCCATGAAGTTTTAAAAGAACTAAACATTCAAGATGATCCACTTCTTGATATTGCTATGGAGCTTGAAAAAATTGCTCTAAATGATGAATACTTTATTGAAAAAAAGCTCTATCCTAATGTTGATTTCTATTCTGGAATTACATTAAAAGCTTTAGGCTTTCCTACCGAAATGTTTACTGTTCTTTTTGCATTGGCACGTAGTGTTGGCTGGGTTGCACAATGGAAAGAAATGATTGAAGATCCAGCACAAAAAATTGGCCGTCCACGCCAACTTTATACAGGGTGTACTGCACGTAAATATGTTTCTATAAATGATCGATAA
- the gltX gene encoding glutamate--tRNA ligase, producing the protein MPVITRFAPSPTGFLHIGSARTALFNWLYAKHNGGKMLLRIEDTDRERSTEAAVKAIIDGLHWMGLNYDGAPISQFERAERHRQVAEQLVKDGKAYYCYASPEELAEMRENARAEGRPPRYDGRWRNRDSSESPKGIKPVIRIKAPQDGETILHDRVQGDIRFPNKDLDDFIILRSDGTPTYMHAVVVDDHDMKITHIIRGDDHLTNAARQTIIYNALGWDIPVMAHIPLIHGENGTKLSKRHGALGVDAYRAMGYLPDALRNYLVRLGWSHGNDELISTKDMISWFDINDINKGAARFDFKKLDAINGHYIRMSNDQSLFDAALNILPEIEGGLEIMKKLDEQKRAQFLTAIPSLKKRSKTLLELINGASFIFTQRPLSLDEKAKTLLNENGRANLKGVYLALKTCSHWNLETLDETLRNYVQTQQLKFGDVAQPLRAALTGCASSPGVFDVLVLLGRDESLNRINDQIILSEC; encoded by the coding sequence GTGCCTGTTATTACCCGTTTTGCACCCTCACCCACAGGTTTTCTTCATATTGGTAGCGCTCGCACTGCTTTATTTAACTGGCTTTATGCAAAACATAATGGTGGTAAAATGCTTCTACGTATTGAAGATACAGATCGAGAACGCTCAACAGAAGCAGCAGTTAAAGCTATTATAGATGGTCTGCACTGGATGGGACTCAACTATGATGGAGCTCCTATTTCACAATTTGAACGAGCAGAACGCCACCGTCAGGTTGCTGAACAATTAGTCAAAGATGGTAAAGCTTATTATTGTTATGCTTCACCTGAAGAATTAGCCGAGATGCGTGAAAATGCCCGTGCAGAAGGACGCCCACCACGCTATGATGGACGTTGGCGCAACCGTGATTCATCTGAATCTCCCAAAGGGATTAAACCTGTTATTCGCATTAAAGCACCACAAGATGGTGAAACAATTTTACACGATCGCGTTCAGGGAGATATTCGTTTCCCTAACAAAGACCTAGATGACTTTATCATTTTACGTTCTGATGGTACCCCAACTTACATGCACGCTGTTGTTGTTGATGATCATGATATGAAAATAACGCATATCATTCGTGGGGATGATCATCTCACAAATGCAGCCCGTCAAACGATTATCTACAATGCATTGGGGTGGGATATTCCTGTCATGGCGCATATCCCACTTATTCATGGTGAAAACGGCACAAAACTATCAAAGAGACATGGCGCATTAGGTGTCGATGCCTATCGAGCAATGGGATATCTTCCTGATGCTTTACGTAATTATCTTGTCCGTCTAGGTTGGAGCCACGGCAATGACGAACTTATCTCCACTAAAGATATGATTTCTTGGTTTGATATTAATGATATTAATAAAGGCGCTGCTCGTTTTGATTTTAAGAAACTAGATGCCATTAATGGGCATTATATTCGTATGAGCAACGATCAAAGTCTTTTTGATGCTGCTCTTAATATTTTGCCAGAAATTGAAGGCGGTTTAGAAATAATGAAAAAACTTGATGAACAAAAACGCGCGCAATTTTTAACTGCGATACCAAGTTTGAAAAAACGTTCGAAAACACTGCTTGAGCTTATTAATGGTGCCTCCTTTATCTTTACACAACGACCGTTATCTCTCGATGAGAAAGCCAAAACGCTCTTAAATGAAAATGGTCGGGCTAACTTAAAAGGAGTCTATCTTGCTTTAAAAACGTGTTCTCATTGGAATTTAGAAACGCTAGATGAAACTCTTCGAAACTACGTACAAACACAACAACTCAAATTTGGAGATGTTGCGCAACCACTGCGAGCAGCTCTCACAGGATGTGCATCATCCCCCGGGGTTTTCGATGTTCTTGTTCTATTGGGACGAGATGAATCTTTAAATCGCATTAATGATCAAATTATTTTATCCGAATGTTAA